Below is a genomic region from Meleagris gallopavo isolate NT-WF06-2002-E0010 breed Aviagen turkey brand Nicholas breeding stock chromosome 5, Turkey_5.1, whole genome shotgun sequence.
aaaacccagtGTGTGGCTAATCCAGTGTTATAAATCGTGGTGGGAAGGCCTCCAGAGCAGGTAGATTTGTTTAATCACTTGGGCTGGTATCCAAACCACTGAAggatataaaatatatacactAGTGCCATTCACTTCACTGAAAACACCTTTTTCCCATCCAAGGAAATAGCTGTGGCTGGCATGAATATATATTTGGCAAGCTGTTGAGCAAAACAAATTCTCAGAAAATCATCTTTGGCCCAGATACTGACTATATTTCAGCACTGTACCTCCTCAAGCTCCTCAGCTAAGACTTTCTGACAGGGAAGTCATAAGAAATTGGTGAAGTCTTTGAAATGGTGGGATCCTCACCTCTGCTCAGCAGGCTCCCCACCCTGATACCACTGAAAGTATTAtcttcagtttggagaagaccTTTGCAAAAATCCCTTCTCCCACAACATTTGTAGGAAATATGCAGCAGTGTAACTCAGTTAACCTCCTCCcagcttatttttcctctttgaatgTTGAGCAATTGATTCAAGAGCACGAATCTTGTACTTTCATGTCTTGAACTATGTCTCACTAAGCATGCAAAACCTGCCAAACAAGGGGatacatctttattttctatttttccaaatatcttgAAAATTCCTGCATGAATGGCAgtcctgtctgtggcaggggggttgaaatgtGATGATTATTGAGGTCCCTtacaacccaagccattctatggtttgATGAAAGAATTGCTGTGTTTCCCATTTCACCAGTTTTTATGTAGCTTACACTAAGGAATAAGGTTTATCATCAAAAAGAACATACTGTAAGATATTTCACACTGGGTAATCCACATCATATGCTTTGAGCTCCATCCTAAGTGAGATCACTTCCCTTTTGGTGTAGAAAATTACCCAGAGCTCCAAAGCAGGAATTTCTCTGCCTCCTTTTGAAGCAGCAAGCTTACCGTGGTCTTCCTCCTGGATGCTGCTGGCTTTGTTGTGGTTGCATTCTGACTGTTGTGTTGTCTCTTTCAGGCACTTCTAGGATTTGACAGAGCCTGCACAGCACTTTGTCAGCAGGAGTGAACACCTGCAGGACTTTTCAGAAACGACGCCCATTTATGTGATTGAAGGTAAATTGCTTTCTTCTGTCACAGCCCCATACTTCCATTTGTCCCTTCTGAGTCTCATGTTCTGACTGGACACCATGAGCACAGGATTGGGCCCAGTTTGGTGCACTTCTGAACATGGCCGTGGAGCCCACCAGCCATGCAGGGCTGGAAGTGTGGGCTGTAAGGCTCTTGCTGGTTGTGCTGCAAAATGCATGTGCAGTCCAGCTGCCCGAAGGAACTTGTCTGCTGTCAGCACAAGCTTACAGATCGTTTCTATCCCTGAAAAGTCTGACAGGCATACAAACTGCCAGAGGGGCTGAAAGGGCTTCAAATGCTCCATTCAAAAATTCAGGACATGATGGCTTGGGATAGCTTAGGGTAGAAGAACATAGTTGCTCGGTTCTCTGATCCCTGCTTCAGAGAAGAGGTGGTTTTGCCCCACGTCATAAAGAAATCTTTGCCTGCGTCATGCAGCCCACCTGTTTTCCGTATCCACCTAAGTGCTGCACAGTTTTGAGCACTGAAATGGGTCTTCCTTCAAGTACAGTTTTGCAACCAGGAATTTCACAGGTCAGTTTTGCACTCTGTTCAGAAACCAAAATAAGAATGTGTGCATTGTTTCTCGCAGTCAGTGGTTTAGCACTTGTCAACCTATATATTGCTCTGCATGTTACTGACCTTCTTAGTGCAAGCACAAACAGCAGAGAGTGGGCTGTTTGTTTGCTCCATGCCCCTGGAAACAGATCAAGATAGCATGCTCCTGCCACTGTAGCAGTTGCATTTAGGATAATCATCTCTGACTGTAGTTGTCACTGAAAAGCAAGAatagattttgtctttttttttttttttttcataattggTATATTTAAGCTTAATTAAACCTAGGGGAAGTAAATGCATCTCTTAATTCACTGCTAGAAGAATTTTAAGGTTCAGAATAGGTGACTCATCCATCAGAAGAGAATTTATTCTTTGTTTGTAAATGCTATTTATTGCCTTGTTTTGCATCACTATGGCTACTGTATGTCATTGGTGATATCAGCACCTACCATACATAACATAAATGCGAGACTCACTTTGAAGGAAATGCAGTTCTTATAaccatttgctgctatcagccaCTTTCGTGCTGTATGTTAGCATTTCTCAcataaaagcagcaggaaaagtaGCTCAATATTTTTTCATCAAAACTGTCTGAGAGGTAAAATTTCTCCTGCACATAAATCATACTGCAGTTAAAAAAGCCCTAAGCAGCACCCATCTGCCTTATTCAAATTCTGTCTCTTTGTAAACAATTTGGTGATGTCCTACAGTGATTTCAAAGTTTTAGATGAACTGATCTGCAGCTGCTTTCacaactgttttctttctggttgCTTTTAGAGTTAAATACCTGATTAAGGTTGTTAGGACCACTGCTACTTTTCCAGCCCCTATAGAATTCTTCTGATTTCCTTTAGTGCTTCTGAGTGGAGACTGAGAACAATTAATCTGTTCCAGCTAAAGCCCAATTCCTCTGCCAATTGCATGCCCCCctgttcttttctgaaatgcatcaAGTACAATCACTTCTGCCATCCTATTCAATCAATCCCTTAAGTTGCACAGATTTCTCAAATGGCCTGGGCTTCAGCAGCTTGGGAGCTGATTCATGGAGGCATCTGCTATAACACTGGCAGGACTGTCACCATTTTCCCAGCCAGAACCATTTGTCTTTATCATTTAGAAAAAATCTGCAGGGTGTAATGTGGTCTTCAGGAAGCACAGAGCTCATTATTATTCAATAATAGAATTTCATGAGTCTTAACAACATCTTTGAGGCTCACATTACACATTTGAAAGTGCTTATGTAGATGTATATGTTTGATGTCTTGTGGAACAAGGATGTAGAAGTGATTTACAGACTTGGTACATGTTGAAATGCTgataaaataaacaagcaagCTGTGGGCAGAaacctgctgctggctggcggGGACTGACCTCCCGGGCAGAGGTGGGACGTGTCTTCCATGTGGTGGCCAAGCCCAAGTCTTCATAAAGCCACAGAGCTTCTGAGATGATTTCCAGGCACACATGCACTTTCGCATCCCAGTCTCTTTCCTTGGTATatgggatgagagggaatgaGGCACCAAACCCTGGAAAGGATGGTTTAGGCTGGAGGACGGTCAGGGAAATGGCTGGTCTGTCCTCTTCCTGAAGTTAGTAGCCCTGTTCTGCTCTCCCATTGTGTGCATGTAGCAGGAAACATATTGCTTGATTTGGTGTTGGCTGAGTCCAAGACTGGCTTTTCAGGGCTTTCTCTAAATTTTCTATAACTTGGATGCCTACAGGGTCAGCCCATGGCACACAGCTCAGCTGAAGTGTCTCCTGGGTCTGCGATGCTCTTTCTTAGTTACGATGCAGTGGAGTGACAGTCTCTGTGCTATCAAGCTGCTCCGTGCTATGGCTAATTAAAGTCCTTGTGATGGGTTTTTTAGTAATAGCAGATGCTGTAAAATTTAGTTTTGTGGGGTAATTGGTAATGTAAGCCTGCAACAAGCTATCCTTGAGATGTTTTAGTTTGCATTTCTCAGTAGGAGAAGTCTTGACAAAAGAGGCTTTTGTGTGCAAAGCAGGACCAGAATTAATGGCAGCGTTTAGTCGTGCTTaatgggagctgctgtgtggcAGGTGGTGATGCCCACGTCCTGCATGCCACAGCCTGGGCAGTGCGTGGCACATGCTGGGTGCATGCCCTGGGTGCCAAACAGTACAGGGAGTGGCTAATGGGAACATAAGCAGCTTAGGTTCCTAAGTCCTCGATTGAAATGAGATTTAGGTGCCGAACCTTCCCTGATGCATTTGAAAATCCCACTCAACACTTCTCTGAGTGTTCAGGGAAATAAAGGCTATGGCAAATCTGGTCCTTACACACCAGTAGAGCTGGTGTGTCTGGAATTAACCATTTAAAAAGAAGTGATGGCTTGTAAAGAAGTGGAGGAGACAACTGGGAAGGGCAATTATTAAAGACTTCACAAAGAATCACAATGAAAATTTAATTCAAGCTCTATATTGAACCTTTGGTTTGCACTTTTTTAGGATAAAAATGCAGCAGATTAAGCCAAGGCTTAGTGATGCAACCATACTGTCACACTGTGGGGACCACAACCCCAGGCACACATGCCCAAGAGAGGAAGCACAGGCAAGGAAATACTTCAGGATCTGCTTAGAAAGGACAGTCTGTAATGTAATTAATAGAACAATATGTTTGCTGTTGTATTAGCCATAGGGCTAAGCAGAGAGCTGAGTTTTCCAATTCTGTTCTGATCTTTGCAGCATGACAGAGGTGATGAACACACGGGAACCGGTGATGGAGGAATTTGCTCTCAGTCAGTCTCCTGAGGAGGAAGGGGGCCCTTCCAGCCAGGTACGGTTGGAAAAACTGCAAAGTGTCCTGATGTTCACTCTGGGTGTGCTCCTGACTCAGGGTGCCACTGCTCGGGGATAAATCCCATAAACTTGGTAGGCGTGGGTTGCTTTGCAGCACAAGATGTATTGCTGTGAGCAAAGTCAGTGCTAAACTCAGCTAACTACTCTGGGTGAAAACTGTTGTAGGTTAGAGTCCTATCCACAGCTTAGTGATGTCCAACAGAGAcaagaaagtaaaatgaaatgagaggCAACACAAAGCCAGTGACTCAGCGGGAGAGCTTGGTTTGTTCCAGCACCTTCCAAGCCCTCTGGCCAGGAGAGCCGtccttctcttcctgctgctcctgcccacTCGCTGCGTGCTCCAGCTTCCGCAGAAAAACACAGCgcggcttcctgctgctcctgacTCATTCCTGGGGGGACGTGGTACATGCAGGGTGCTGGGGGAAAAACACGATGCGATTCGCATGAGAACAGCACAACTGAAAATAGCATTGAGGTTATACAGGTGCCTTGCCTAAATTTTGTTGCAGCATTAATAATCATATTTAGTCATAGTTTTTCACTGGTATGTTTCATCTGCTAGGTCTccaaaaagatggaaaaagcagGAATTTTGTTGACTTGCGTTCCCCCTGCAAGGGGTTATGGGCTACAGTAGCAACTTCTTAAAAGTTCCTTGAGATCAAGACAGCTGACATGGAAGTTTCCTTCCAAATTATAAACAGCTCCAGAGGAGTAATGAGAAATTAGGGGGATCTTTTCTCATAGTCAGCATGAGTTGCCTGTGAGAATATCCTTGATCAGAATGTGTTTTACCCCTGTGAGTGCAGCTCTGGGAAGCATTAGAGAGGTTTAACTTCAGCGATTCCCTTGGTCTAACTGCACAAGAGAAGTCCTTCTTAATTGTGTCTCAATTTGCAAGGCTAACAATAGTGTATAAAATTTTCCATATTCGTGTAGTTTGCAGTGATGAATCCCCATGACAATACCCAGGGGAGTGGGAGCGTGAGGTTGAGAATTACTATCCATCCTCATCTTCAGCCATGCAGTCAGATATAGGCATTGCAGCAAAGACTGAAATATGCTTGCTGCTTCCCAGACACGTTGGAAGGAAGTTGTCCCTTCCCACAGTCTCACATCCCCATGGCAGCATTGGTGCCAAGTGGAAAAAGCGAGGCATGAGCTCTCAGAAAGGACAGCTCACAAGATAAAGGGAGGTGGCAAAAGTCAAGTAGCAAACATCTCCAGTGGATTATGCTACCACGGTTAACAAGCAATGGCCTGGAGGAtattgaatcacagaaccatagaatagcttgggttggaaatCCAGCTCGAAGAACTTTACAGCCCATTAGCACAAGATAGACAATTGAAAAGCCAAGAGACAAGAATTCAGCAGTAAAGTTTGTGTGATGTTAATAGCCTGGAGGACCTGGAGTGAGTTTTCCTTCGGTTCAGTCTGGcctccagcaaaaaaaaaaacacccacaaacAAGGTACCCTGACGAACTACAATGAAGCAACTGTATTGAAAAAGATAAACAACTTTTATGTGTTATAATATCCTTCACTAAAAATACCTTGTTCAGCTTCAAGCTCTAATCACTACATAATGTTTGACCTGTAGACTCAGTGTGACAAATGAAATAATAGCTGGCACTATCCTCTGTGTAAAGATGATTTTCTGGGGCTACCTGTTCGCATGAACGCATCATAAGATATAGTTTCACATTACAGAAAATAGCTCTGCAGCACGGTGTCTTCTTAATAAACTCACCGCACGAAAATGTGAATAAATCACATCAGAGCAAAAGGACAGAGGCCAGAAGGGCTGCAGCATACATGTAGCTTAGCATTCCAGCAAAGAGCTTTGTATCCTACAAACATACCATGAAACATGAGGATTTGGCAACGTAGTGAATTTTATTGCCAATGTCTCTGTTTTTATTGTTCATGTTGGATCATGTAAGTCACTCTGCACCAGGTTAAAGGGGCTTTTTGATGGACATAGTAGATGGAAGCGCACATCTGGTGTACAAAGGATGCTAAGATGGAACATGCATCACACTTACTCTGAATACACATCCTTGGGCAAGGCTTTGACAGGAATGTCCCCATGTGTCTCACCAGGCTTTCCCAGACTCACGTGAGAAGTACCCCAAGCTGTCCAAGAGACTGCCATCGATTGTGGTGGAGCCAACTGAGTCCGGTGAGGTGGAGAGCGGGGAGCTGCGCTGGCCTCCCGAGGACCTGAAATCAGCAGAAGACAAGGGTCTTCACGGTGACCAAAGAGTCTgtgtccagcagcagcagcagcagatggatCTGGAAGGTCTGAACGAGCAGTTTGATCCTTGCTCCCCATAGGAAAAGGGCAGTTTCAGGCTCAACAGAGAACCAAATAACAGTGTGTGCACAGAAACACCTGCACATGGAGGGGAGTCCTGTGAACTGACCAAGTCCTTGAGGCTTTTGAGGTGTTTCCATCGGGTTCAGTGCTGGCCAGTCACAGGGCCAACAAGCAGTGTGCTGCACATTAGCTGTTCACTCTAGGAAACAATAACCCTGTTCAATAGCGTATCTTTATCTCCCTATCTCTTAGCCTAGAAGTAGAGTATTTAACAGCTGCATGCTTTCAAAGGTATCCCAGGAGTACATTAGTGTAACAGGAGCTCACAAATATGTAGATATGATAATAGGGTCACTGTGGGCTAAATATGCCTAAAGATAAGACCTTGTTAGTGTAGTtctggtggctttttttccatctcagtGCTCTTATTTCCCCTTAAAGAGTGACAGTTTCCATTTCCATGCAACAGCATTTGCCCCACAAATGCCCAAAGCCAGCAGCTAGGATGGGGCGCAGGATGCACCTTCCCATGCTTTCAGAGGGGCAATGACACAAGGTCTGATTTTGCGGTGTCACATCACCTACTGTACCAATCAACATTCCTAGGCATTCCTAGGCAACCGCAGGGTTGTATCATTCAAGAAGAAATAGGACCCGACCTATGGCTTGGACCAGAAGTGCATGATGGCgtctgtgttgtttttgtgcAGTGACAGTAGGACTTGCTACGTCTTCAGGGCCGAACATTTGAGCACTTAGACAGCAGGCAGCCCTCCCACTTTGGTGGCTGTCTTGCTTTTAATGAAAAGGGTCATCACCTCATCTCATTAATACCCATCCCCAGGTCTGAAGTCCCCTGTGAAGTCAGGCTGTGATGCACTCAGAGTACATTACTCCAGGTTTAACTATCAGTTTGCAAGTACAACAAATTACCAATTTCAAGGCTGAGTGCCCAGCAGATCATCTTCTTCATGGAGCAGGGAGTCACATGAAGGCTGTTGTACAGTGTGGGGAATCGATACTGACAAACCATTTCTTTGCAGATACTTTAGCGCATCCAGCTCCAGAAGTGGAAGACAGCACAGATACTCttgaaagcagaactgaaaaggATGAGTAGAATTCCATGGCCTCAGAAGTGAAACTTCATTGTGAATGTTGTTGACAAGCTAACACACTCTGAAGATATGTCAAACTAATCTGTATTTAAATTTGCAAGGGTTTTATTTAGTTAGTACCTGGTAGGAAGTGTATGGGCTTTAGAACTGTTCTTTTCAACATTTTGACTTTCAGGCTGAGATTCATATTATTTGTTTAGTTTGTCCATAGGAAACAAAGGGACGTGTTAGGAAATGCACCATAGACCTgagattaaaaggaaaaatgttcctAGTTTCAATTAGCACATTTCATTGGATTTACCTTTTTTAAGCAAGGC
It encodes:
- the LBHD2 gene encoding LBH domain-containing protein 2, which encodes MTEVMNTREPVMEEFALSQSPEEEGGPSSQAFPDSREKYPKLSKRLPSIVVEPTESGEVESGELRWPPEDLKSAEDKGLHGDQRVCVQQQQQQMDLEDTLAHPAPEVEDSTDTLESRTEKDE